A single Crateriforma conspicua DNA region contains:
- a CDS encoding type IV secretory system conjugative DNA transfer family protein — protein sequence MKRPNKETKRGRERKRLHLHEDLPRGRHESFVGVPPHSHFELPENVVATESLRFNADGNPEAKRFLGVIGGECVPGPRLRDGRTTRYVVGGAPIGIGDDRHLITMAGSRAGKGRQIIVPNIILAPRDASMLVIDPKGQNASISARWRADGIGQKTGVLDPFGVSGCRTEPFRCVYNALDLLTRSDRRSFVPNAKLIADSLIVSGDFKDRHWDETAKQVLAGICALVATHERYAGNRNLVTVWHLISELAAPDPNDPHRYWLEKQMLASDAAGGMIRNAARGFYDRTGGEFSSVLSNLRKHTDWIGIECMADCLAGDSIDLRDLKRDSMALYVCLPAMRMSELSGWLRLVVQMTLAAHEDEPDQHGPNTLAILDEFNVLGSLSSIEVAAGQIAGLGLNLWAIIQDLQQLQSKYPKSWETFIANAGVLQAFGIADSASAEYLVKKLGLAPTLTRSTNSPSFDQASQQAATGENWSLGTHPLMDAEEVCRFFGRDDHLQRQLILRPGMRPMICQRVCYDQHELFRGKFDEESR from the coding sequence ATGAAACGACCGAACAAGGAAACGAAGCGGGGGCGGGAACGAAAACGCCTTCACTTGCACGAAGACCTTCCACGCGGGCGGCATGAATCGTTTGTTGGTGTCCCGCCTCATTCCCATTTTGAGTTGCCCGAGAACGTAGTCGCCACGGAGTCACTCCGTTTCAACGCCGACGGCAATCCGGAAGCGAAGCGATTTCTCGGTGTGATCGGTGGCGAGTGTGTTCCGGGGCCTCGCCTGCGTGACGGGCGTACAACCCGATATGTTGTGGGCGGCGCACCCATTGGTATCGGTGATGACAGGCACCTCATCACGATGGCGGGGAGTCGAGCGGGGAAGGGGCGACAAATTATCGTGCCCAACATCATTCTGGCACCGCGTGATGCCTCGATGCTGGTCATCGATCCGAAAGGACAAAACGCAAGCATTTCAGCCCGTTGGCGAGCCGATGGGATAGGTCAGAAAACTGGCGTGCTTGATCCCTTCGGAGTGTCGGGATGTCGTACGGAACCGTTTCGCTGCGTGTACAACGCGTTGGATTTGCTTACTCGATCCGATCGGCGAAGTTTTGTTCCAAATGCGAAGCTGATCGCGGATTCACTAATCGTATCGGGCGATTTCAAAGATCGACACTGGGATGAGACCGCGAAACAGGTGCTTGCTGGCATCTGCGCCTTAGTCGCGACGCACGAACGGTATGCAGGTAACCGCAACCTCGTCACGGTTTGGCACCTGATCTCCGAGCTCGCCGCGCCCGATCCCAACGACCCGCATCGGTACTGGCTGGAAAAACAGATGCTCGCATCCGATGCGGCCGGCGGGATGATACGAAACGCCGCCCGCGGCTTCTACGACCGAACGGGCGGCGAGTTTTCGTCCGTGTTGTCTAATCTGCGAAAGCACACCGACTGGATCGGGATCGAATGCATGGCAGACTGCCTTGCAGGGGATTCCATCGATCTTCGCGATTTGAAGCGAGATTCGATGGCACTCTACGTGTGCCTGCCCGCCATGCGAATGTCGGAATTGAGCGGATGGCTGAGACTGGTCGTTCAGATGACTTTGGCGGCACACGAAGATGAACCCGACCAACATGGACCGAACACACTTGCGATCCTGGACGAGTTCAATGTGCTGGGCAGTTTGAGCTCAATCGAGGTTGCAGCCGGACAGATCGCCGGCCTGGGACTGAATCTGTGGGCCATCATTCAAGATCTTCAGCAGTTGCAGTCAAAGTATCCGAAAAGCTGGGAGACTTTCATTGCCAATGCGGGAGTGCTTCAGGCGTTCGGCATCGCCGACTCCGCGTCGGCTGAGTACTTGGTTAAGAAACTCGGTCTGGCACCGACCCTGACCCGATCGACGAACTCGCCGTCTTTCGACCAGGCGTCGCAGCAGGCCGCGACGGGTGAAAACTGGTCGCTCGGCACGCATCCGCTGATGGACGCTGAGGAGGTCTGCCGATTCTTCGGCCGCGACGACCATTTGCAGCGACAACTTATCCTGCGTCCCGGCATGCGGCCGATGATTTGTCAGCGTGTCTGTTACGACCAACACGAACTGTTTCGCGGCAAGTTCGATGAGGAATCGCGATGA
- a CDS encoding helix-turn-helix domain-containing protein codes for MLLTPKEVAARLRISLSKAYALISRGDLPCYQIGSCKRVSESDLNMFLEQNRKQLPKLPTGGLRKRHF; via the coding sequence ATGTTATTGACACCAAAGGAAGTGGCGGCGAGGTTGAGGATCAGCCTCAGCAAAGCCTACGCGCTCATCAGCCGAGGCGATCTGCCCTGCTACCAGATCGGTTCTTGCAAACGTGTCAGCGAGTCCGACCTCAACATGTTTCTAGAGCAAAACCGGAAACAACTACCGAAGCTGCCGACAGGTGGTTTGCGCAAACGTCACTTCTGA
- a CDS encoding manganese efflux pump: MTAALEIMTAAGMSADVFIWALAIRIGINDRIRFSSVCLVITGCTLALLTTGVAVDTMFPPALQSTTAVLASAVLIGIGLKAATEADRSHRPRHRRLESWATIWLFGFGAGLDAFVVGLSRSGLGLDSALLFLAVGISTIAALVAGTRLRARLLANVEAECQAIGGLALASLGVISLVR; encoded by the coding sequence GTGACTGCTGCATTGGAAATCATGACTGCGGCAGGTATGTCCGCCGATGTGTTCATCTGGGCACTGGCGATCAGAATTGGTATCAATGATCGAATCAGATTCTCGTCTGTATGCCTGGTCATCACCGGCTGCACACTTGCGCTACTTACGACGGGCGTTGCCGTCGATACCATGTTCCCGCCTGCGCTTCAGTCAACAACGGCGGTTCTCGCATCAGCCGTACTTATCGGTATCGGCTTGAAGGCCGCGACAGAAGCCGACCGCTCACATCGGCCACGCCACCGTCGTCTCGAGTCATGGGCAACAATCTGGCTGTTCGGCTTTGGCGCGGGCTTGGACGCTTTCGTCGTAGGATTGTCGAGATCTGGTTTGGGATTGGACTCCGCTTTGCTGTTTTTGGCCGTGGGCATTTCCACGATCGCTGCACTCGTTGCAGGAACGCGTTTGCGAGCCCGGCTGCTGGCCAACGTTGAAGCGGAATGCCAAGCGATCGGCGGACTAGCACTAGCAAGCCTCGGAGTGATCTCCCTTGTCCGTTGA
- a CDS encoding transposase: MYYFTAAILVTGDRTVSAVLRLLSLIEPLNPSTYHRVFSHRRWCANRFAKIIAGFVIDRFCPEGVIRIVGDETVDGHRGEKVYGKARHRDAVRSTHSHPVYRYGHKWVVLAILIRLPGVGRPMALPLLVALYRDQRANAAEGRRH; the protein is encoded by the coding sequence ATCTACTACTTCACCGCCGCTATTCTGGTTACCGGTGATCGAACCGTCTCGGCAGTCCTGCGCTTACTCTCGCTCATCGAACCACTGAACCCTTCGACCTATCATCGAGTCTTTTCCCATCGACGGTGGTGTGCCAACCGTTTCGCCAAAATCATCGCTGGCTTTGTCATCGACCGCTTTTGCCCCGAAGGCGTCATTCGAATCGTCGGCGACGAAACCGTCGACGGTCATCGCGGCGAGAAGGTCTACGGCAAAGCAAGGCACCGCGATGCAGTGCGCAGCACACACTCGCACCCTGTCTATCGCTACGGACACAAATGGGTCGTTCTAGCAATCCTCATCCGATTGCCGGGGGTTGGCAGACCGATGGCGTTGCCGCTGCTGGTGGCTCTTTATCGAGACCAAAGGGCCAACGCTGCCGAGGGCCGACGACACTAG
- a CDS encoding transposase, with protein sequence MEVFTETGHWFKSGKGLVEIRRVMVRHLDGTHRDEYLFSTDVQMSVTEIIEMYGGRWNIETTFQEMREHLGLETTRGWHQRTVLRMAPALFLLYTVVVVFYDTMPDGSSHRRQKFWIGKTSITFSDMLRFLI encoded by the coding sequence GTGGAGGTCTTTACCGAAACCGGTCATTGGTTCAAAAGCGGCAAAGGCTTGGTCGAGATCCGCAGGGTAATGGTTCGTCATCTGGATGGGACTCATCGCGACGAATATCTGTTCAGTACCGATGTCCAAATGAGTGTGACTGAGATCATCGAGATGTACGGCGGGCGTTGGAACATCGAAACGACTTTTCAGGAAATGCGAGAGCATTTGGGCTTGGAGACAACACGCGGTTGGCATCAACGCACGGTCTTGCGGATGGCTCCAGCGTTATTCCTGCTATACACAGTTGTCGTTGTTTTCTATGACACCATGCCCGACGGCAGTTCTCATCGCCGCCAGAAGTTCTGGATCGGCAAGACGTCCATCACCTTCAGCGACATGCTTAGGTTCTTAATCTAA
- a CDS encoding glycosyltransferase family 2 protein, with product MSVKSDQFEGPAVSVIVPVFNEEQTVILLLDRLERCLRDLQGGAEIIVVDDGSDDSTGASIRDWLSFDRSLSIKSFRLDRNRGKASAVNVGFRHASGEWILIQDADLEYDPRDIKHLMGRASSNTSAVYGLRPSCAELPNRWVPALGVLAVDVAIFLLYGRFVRDHATCYKLVRSSVFRTLELSDAGFEGCVEMTCKLIRMNIRIHQVRICYVPRSKSDGKKLRWSHGFAALLETVRWIGWKPKVFPSAKGRPETP from the coding sequence ATGAGCGTCAAATCAGATCAGTTTGAAGGGCCAGCCGTTAGCGTCATCGTGCCGGTTTTCAACGAGGAGCAAACGGTAATATTGCTGCTCGATCGCCTTGAGCGTTGCTTGCGAGACTTGCAAGGTGGCGCGGAGATCATCGTCGTTGATGACGGCTCGGACGATTCGACTGGGGCCTCTATTCGTGACTGGCTCAGTTTTGACCGTTCGCTATCGATAAAGTCTTTCAGACTGGATCGAAATCGGGGGAAGGCTTCCGCCGTAAACGTCGGATTCCGACACGCATCGGGTGAGTGGATACTAATCCAGGATGCAGACCTGGAATATGACCCGCGCGATATCAAGCATCTCATGGGCCGAGCAAGCTCAAACACATCCGCTGTATACGGCTTGAGACCTAGTTGTGCTGAACTGCCAAACCGATGGGTCCCTGCGTTAGGGGTTCTCGCCGTAGATGTCGCAATCTTTCTTCTGTATGGAAGGTTTGTACGGGACCACGCAACTTGCTATAAGCTCGTACGATCGAGTGTATTCAGAACGCTTGAACTCAGCGATGCGGGATTCGAGGGTTGCGTTGAGATGACTTGCAAACTAATTCGAATGAATATACGGATACACCAGGTTCGAATTTGCTACGTTCCGCGATCCAAGTCTGACGGCAAGAAGCTGCGGTGGTCTCATGGCTTCGCAGCATTGCTAGAGACCGTTCGTTGGATTGGCTGGAAACCAAAGGTATTCCCTTCGGCTAAAGGTCGACCAGAAACGCCCTGA
- a CDS encoding DUF1559 family PulG-like putative transporter, giving the protein MLKQSGSGLAVSRRTNLASFGRSAITSIELLVVFGIIALLLAILLPAVQSARDASRRLDCTNRLRQLALAVSSFQSSHTVFPSNGGAHESSRILSRDGNLVRPSTTEKRTGTVRYWGVYSDRLSPGKQTGPWSVAIFPQLGMPVQQMTDYASEISYFRCPARGARRAETPVEDDYGVYESGGHAMAKTDFAANHLSIFDRPRESRPATISAGLANTILLGEKAYDMGKQTPTSWHWDEPIYVGGSKGTARSGSKITQDGYRISYQDNWGSPHVSVANFVFFDGHADQISRSIDRGIFYELLTPSDSSVPKVGLATD; this is encoded by the coding sequence ATGTTGAAGCAGAGTGGTAGCGGTCTTGCTGTTAGCCGGAGGACCAACCTTGCATCCTTTGGAAGATCGGCAATAACAAGTATCGAATTGCTTGTTGTCTTTGGCATCATCGCTTTGCTTCTCGCGATACTCCTTCCCGCTGTCCAATCTGCTAGAGACGCGAGCAGGCGTTTGGACTGCACCAATCGGCTTCGTCAGCTTGCACTTGCGGTGAGCAGCTTCCAAAGCTCGCATACAGTATTTCCTTCAAACGGTGGGGCTCACGAATCAAGCCGTATCTTGTCCCGCGACGGTAATTTGGTGAGACCTTCGACGACGGAAAAGCGAACTGGAACGGTTCGATACTGGGGCGTTTACTCCGACCGGCTCTCACCTGGCAAACAAACCGGGCCGTGGTCCGTTGCAATTTTTCCACAGCTTGGAATGCCAGTCCAACAGATGACCGACTATGCTTCCGAAATCTCCTATTTTCGGTGTCCCGCACGCGGTGCACGCCGGGCAGAGACACCAGTTGAAGATGACTACGGCGTATATGAATCTGGAGGTCACGCAATGGCCAAGACCGACTTTGCTGCAAATCACTTATCGATTTTCGACCGCCCCAGAGAGTCTAGGCCAGCTACAATCTCCGCGGGCCTCGCCAATACAATTCTGCTGGGCGAGAAAGCCTATGACATGGGGAAGCAGACCCCTACGAGCTGGCACTGGGACGAGCCAATATACGTGGGTGGAAGCAAAGGCACAGCTCGCTCTGGCTCGAAGATAACACAAGACGGCTACAGGATTAGCTATCAGGACAACTGGGGATCGCCACATGTTTCAGTAGCCAATTTTGTATTCTTCGACGGCCATGCAGACCAGATATCCCGATCAATCGACAGGGGCATTTTTTATGAACTCCTAACCCCTTCAGACAGCTCCGTCCCTAAAGTTGGCTTGGCAACTGACTAG